The Actinomyces wuliandei genome contains the following window.
ACACCCGCGAGGAGGGAAGGACCTCCAGGAGACTCGACGACCTGGCCTCAGGTGACGACTCGTCAGCCGCCGTCAAGCAGTTCCTGGACACGGGGACCATGGGGCTGGGCGGTGCCCGGCCAAAGGCGTCCGCGCGGCTGGAGGACGACAGCCTCGCGATCGCCAAGTTCCCGCACAGCAACGACCAGTGGGACGTCATGGCCTGGGAGGCCACAGCGCTCGACCTGGCACACCTCGCCGGGATCCGCGTGCCCCGGCGACGGCTCACCCGCGTGGGAGGGCGCAACGTCCTGGTCGTGCGCAGGTTCGACCGCACCGGCGGTCGGCTCGGCTACATCAGCGCCATGCCGACCACCGGCTCCACCGACGGCGAACGCCGTACGGGCCTGCGCCACCCCGCCACCGGCATCCACCCACGTCGCCCCCGGCTCACAGCGCCGAACTGGCGGAGGGCGCTGAGGGGGCCGAGCGCGCGGCCTCCCCCTCGGCCCGCAGGCTCAGTCCCGTCTCCCCCGGGAGCCGGTCCACCACCACGTCCTGGCCGTCAAGGACCTCACCGGCGAGGATCATGCGGGCCAGGCGGTCCCCGATCTCACGCTGGACCAGACGGCGCAGCGGCCGCGCCCCGTAGGCCGGGTCGTAGCCCTCGTCCGCCAGCCAGGCCCGGGCGGCCTCGGTCACCCGCAACGACAGGCGACGGCTGGCCAGGCGCTCGGTCATGCGCTCCAGCTGGATGTCGACAATGCCCGCCAGCTCCTCCCTGGTCAGGGAGTCAAAGACGATCGTGTCGTCCAGCCGGTTGAGGAACTCTGGCTTGAAGGAGGCCTGCACCACGCTCATGACCTCGTTGCGCTTCTCCTGGGGAGACAGGATCGGGTCGATGAGGAACTGCGACCCCAGGTTCGAGGTGAGCACCAAGATGACGTTGCGGAAGTCCACCGTGCGCCCCTGGCCGTCGGTGAGCCGTCCGTCGTCGAGGACCTGCAGGAGGATGTCGAAGACCTCCGGGTGGGCCTTCTCCACCTCGTCGAGCAGGACCACCGAGTAGGGGCGACGGCGCACGGCCTCGGTGAGCTGGCCGCCCTCCTCGTAGCCCACGTACCCGGGAGGAGCACCCACCAGGCGCGCCACAGAGTGCTTTTCGGAGTACTCCGACATGTCGATGCGCACGACGGCGCGCTCGTCGTCGAAGAGGAACTCCGCCAGCGCCTTGGCCAGCTCGGTCTTGCCCACGCCCGTGGGTCCCAGGAAGAGGAAGGAGCCAGTGGGGCGGTCCGGGTCGGACACGCCTGCCCGGGAGCGCCGCACGGCGTCGGCCACTGCGGACACGGCGGCGTGCTGGCCGATAAGGCGCTGCCCGATGACCTCCTCCATGGTGAGGAGCTTCTCCGTCTCCCCCTGGAGGAGTCGCCCCACGGGGATGCCGGTCCAGGAGGCCACGACCTCGGCGATCTCTCCGGCCCCCACCTTCTCGGCGATCATAGGCTCGCTGGAGCCCGCCTGCTGCTGGGCGTCGTCGGCCTCGGCCTCCCGGATCTGGCGCTCCAGCCCCGGCATCTCGCCGTACCGCAGGCGGCCCGCCTCCTCGAAGCGGCCCTCGCGCTCGGCCAGGTCCGCCCTGGTGCGCATCTCGTCCAGGGCGGCGCGCAGCTCTCCGACCTTGTTGTGGCCGGCCTTCTCCGCCTCCCAGCGGGCGTTGAGGGCGGTGAGCTGCTCGGTGGCGTCGGCCAGCTCGCCGCGCAGGCGCTCCAGGCGCTCCGCAGCAGCCGGGTCCGCGTCGTCCTGGCCCACGGACTCCTCCAGGTAGGACTCCTCCATCCGCATCCGGTCCACCCGGCGGCGCAGCTCGTCGAGCTCCACAGGGCTGGAGTCCAGCTCCATGCGCAGGCGCGAGGCGGCCTCGTCCACCAGGTCGATGGCCTTGTCGGGCAGCTGGCGGCCGGTGATGTAGCGGTCGGAGAGGGTGGCGGCGGCCACCAGCGCCCCGTCGGA
Protein-coding sequences here:
- the clpB gene encoding ATP-dependent chaperone ClpB, whose product is MDTSYTTKSQEAIAGAMQAAAAAGNPQIEPAHLLTELLTQEGGVAAALLEAVVTDPAARQGVGAATRRILSQLPASSGSSVAQPQPSRTLLAALDAASTQARELGDDYVSTEHLLIGIAAGTVTPGTSGTTAKVLCDAGATPQALREALPQVRGDARVTSANPEGTYKTLEKYGTDLTEAAREGRLDPVIGRDTEIRRVVQVLSRRTKNNPVLIGEPGVGKTAVVEGLAQRIVAGDVPESLTGKRLIALDLSGMVAGARYRGEFEERLKAVLKEIKDSDGEVITFIDELHTVVGAGAGSESAMDAGNMLKPMLARGELRMVGATTLDEYRERIEKDPALERRFQQVFVGEPSVEDTVAILRGIAPKYEAHHQVTVSDGALVAAATLSDRYITGRQLPDKAIDLVDEAASRLRMELDSSPVELDELRRRVDRMRMEESYLEESVGQDDADPAAAERLERLRGELADATEQLTALNARWEAEKAGHNKVGELRAALDEMRTRADLAEREGRFEEAGRLRYGEMPGLERQIREAEADDAQQQAGSSEPMIAEKVGAGEIAEVVASWTGIPVGRLLQGETEKLLTMEEVIGQRLIGQHAAVSAVADAVRRSRAGVSDPDRPTGSFLFLGPTGVGKTELAKALAEFLFDDERAVVRIDMSEYSEKHSVARLVGAPPGYVGYEEGGQLTEAVRRRPYSVVLLDEVEKAHPEVFDILLQVLDDGRLTDGQGRTVDFRNVILVLTSNLGSQFLIDPILSPQEKRNEVMSVVQASFKPEFLNRLDDTIVFDSLTREELAGIVDIQLERMTERLASRRLSLRVTEAARAWLADEGYDPAYGARPLRRLVQREIGDRLARMILAGEVLDGQDVVVDRLPGETGLSLRAEGEAARSAPSAPSASSAL